The following proteins are co-located in the Tripterygium wilfordii isolate XIE 37 chromosome 2, ASM1340144v1, whole genome shotgun sequence genome:
- the LOC120012758 gene encoding scarecrow-like protein 34: MDQSYTGFTDSIDPFKAEDQPSLANSDQYLNLENGFKFTAPSPDFSFFDEIPFPSPTDLDPHDPSMYFSANQEGESSPPPASADEIFLDLSTGWSPEGESSSPSDDSDSSDPVLRYISQMLMEENMEKKPCMFYDPLALQATEKSLYEMIGEQYPASPHQPQIHAESPDSSSFGSLSNSSITSPSNLFSSQLVGEIGEYKQSSLEASLPGDYYLQSGSQPTSQISVNIPNDLTNDNGLSTSELVGSIFGDTESIRQFNKGLEEARKFLPIPNQLVIDLERNNLSTLHKEVVPGEVVKEERIERGGSPDRWRTRKNHGHEDLDLDLDEWRSNKQSAVYVEETELSDLFDKVLLVPIGSSQQECCEESPVQNETNRISQTNKELNGSSGGKSTRGRGRKNSKKKETADLRTLLILCAQAVSVNDCRTANELLKQIRENSSPSGDGTQRLAHYFANGLEARMLGSDTGVHNFYASLVFNKKFTAADMLKAYKTYLSAVPFKKLSIAFANKMILKVAKDATTLHIVDFGILYGFQWPMLIQLLSMRPDGPPKLRITGIELPQAGFRPAERIEETGRRLAKYCERFKVPFEYNPIALKNWETIRIEDLNIKSNEVLAVNCLFRFKNLFDETVEVNCPRDAVLNLIRKMNPCIFVHGIVNGSYNAPFFVTRFREAVFNFSALFDMFDACLPRDDQQRFLLEREFYGREAMNVIAREGLERVERPETYKQWHVRNSRAGFKPMPLDQELMKKLRKKLEVYHKDFVIDEDSHWLLEGWKGRIVYAVSCWEAA; encoded by the coding sequence TAGACCCTTTCAAAGCAGAAGACCAACCCAGCTTGGCCAATTCAGATCAATACTTGAATCTTGAAAATGGGTTTAAATTCACTGCTCCTTCGCCAGATTTCAGCTTTTTTGATGAAATCCCTTTCCCATCTCCAACCGACCTGGACCCTCATGATCCATCTATGTACTTTTCCGCCAATCAAGAGGGAGAATCTTCTCCTCCCCCTGCAAGCGCCGATGAAATCTTCCTTGATCTGTCAACTGGCTGGAGCCCAGAGGGAGAGTCTTCATCGCCTAGCGATGATAGCGACTCCTCAGATCCGGTTCTCAGGTATATAAGCCAGATGCTTATGGAAGAAAACATGGAGAAGAAGCCCTGCATGTTCTATGACCCATTGGCTCTACAAGCCACAGAGAAATCATTGTATGAAATGATTGGTGAACAATATCCCGCTTCACCCCATCAACCCCAAATTCATGCTGAGAGTCCAGATAGTAGTTCTTTTGGAAGTCTCAGTAATAGTTCTATCACTAGCCCATCCAATTTGTTTAGTTCTCAGTTGGTTGGTGAAATTGGAGAGTATAAACAGTCTTCTTTAGAAGCCTCTCTTCCTGGTGACTACTATTTACAGTCTGGTTCACAGCCCACTTCACAAATCTCTGTCAACATTCCGAATGACCTGACCAATGACAATGGACTCTCGACGTCTGAGTTGGTAGGAAGTATATTTGGTGATACAGAATCTATCCGGCAGTTTAACAAAGGGCTGGAGGAAGCCAGGAAGTTTCTTCCAATTCCTAACCAACTGGTTATTGATTTGGAGCGCAACAATTTGTCTACACTGCACAAGGAGGTGGTTCCAGGGGAGGTAGTTAAAGAAGAGAGAATTGAGAGGGGGGGCTCTCCTGATCGATGGAGAACTAGAAAGAACCATGGCCACGaggatttagatttagatttagatgAGTGGAGGAGCAACAAGCAGTCGGCAGTCTATGTGGAAGAGACTGAATTGTCTGACTTGTTTGATAAGGTTTTGCTTGTTCCTATAGGAAGCAGTCAGCAAGAATGTTGTGAAGAATCACCTGTGCAGAACGAGACAAACAGGATATCGCAGACAAACAAGGAATTGAATGGATCTAGTGGCGGAAAATCTACTCGTGGTCGTGGTAGAAAAAACAGCAAGAAGAAGGAAACAGCAGATTTGAGGACTCTCCTGATTCTATGTGCTCAGGCTGTTTCCGTAAATGACTGCAGGACTGCTAATGAGCTTCTGAAGCAGATTAGGGAGAATTCTTCTCCTTCTGGTGATGGAACTCAAAGGTTGGCCCATTACTTTGCCAATGGCCTTGAGGCACGTATGCTGGGAAGCGACACTGGAGTTCACAATTTTTATGCTTCCCTAGTTTTCAATAAGAAGTTTACCGCTGCTGATATGTTGAAAGCTTACAAAACTTATCTTTCAGCAGTTCCGTTCAAGAAGCTTTCAATTGCTTTTGCGAACAAAATGATTTTGAAGGTGGCCAAGGATGCAACAACACTTCATATTGTAGATTTTGGGATCCTATATGGATTCCAGTGGCCGATGCTTATACAATTACTTTCAATGAGACCTGATGGGCCTCCCAAGCTACGGATTACCGGGATAGAGCTCCCTCAAGCTGGTTTCCGGCCAGCTGAAAGGATTGAGGAGACAGGACGTCGCTTGGCAAAGTACTGTGAACGGTTTAAAGTCCCATTTGAGTACAATCCCATAGCTTTGAAGAACTGGGAAACTATCCGAATTGAGGACCTTAATATTAAGAGCAATGAGGTGCTTGCTGTCAACTGTCTGTTTAGGTTTAAGAACCTATTTGATGAGACTGTGGAAGTAAATTGCCCTAGGGATGCTGTTTTGAATTTGATCAGGAAGATGAACCCGTGTATATTTGTCCATGGAATTGTCAATGGATCCTACAATGCTCCATTCTTTGTCACACGATTCCGTGAGGCCGTGTTCAACTTCTCTGCCCTGTTTGATATGTTTGATGCATGCTTACCCCGTGATGATCAACAGCGGTTTCTGTTGGAGAGAGAGTTTTATGGGCGGGAGGCTATGAACGTTATAGCACGTGAGGGCTTGGAGAGGGTGGAGAGACCTGAAACATACAAGCAATGGCATGTCCGGAATTCAAGGGCTGGGTTCAAGCCAATGCCGTTGGATCAGGAGCTGATGAAGAAACTTAGGAAAAAGTTGGAAGTGTATCACAAAGATTTTGTAATTGATGAAGACAGTCATTGGCTGCTGGAGGGATGGAAGGGCAGGATTGTCTATGCTGTTTCTTGCTGGGAAGCTGCATAG